From a region of the Sphingopyxis sp. YR583 genome:
- a CDS encoding arylamine N-acetyltransferase family protein yields the protein MLHYPATPSSDAFDMDDDAPAAALLPRYLARIGYRGPVAPTLEVLAALQAAHIATIPFEAIDALTGAGIDIGADAVDAKLIRQRRGGYCFEQNGLFLRVLRAIGFEAEGLLGRVRWMLPDDAPPTPRTHMVVRVSIDGRRWLTDVGFGAAVPPQPLALDDEEAQPTRHESYRIVRQGAEWQVALSVEGEWRTLYRIEDTPPPAIDYEIGNWYTSAHPDSHFRHQLIAARTTAEARYGLRDNRLTVRLADGRIDRRYLVADEIARVLSEIFLLPVRPHWRAAIERAATAEIVG from the coding sequence ATGCTGCACTACCCCGCCACGCCCTCGTCCGATGCTTTCGATATGGATGACGATGCGCCCGCCGCGGCCTTGCTGCCGCGCTATCTGGCGCGGATCGGCTATCGCGGCCCGGTGGCGCCGACGCTGGAGGTGCTGGCAGCCTTGCAGGCGGCGCACATCGCGACGATCCCGTTCGAGGCGATCGACGCGCTGACCGGCGCGGGGATCGATATCGGTGCCGATGCGGTCGACGCCAAGCTGATCAGACAGCGCCGGGGCGGCTATTGCTTCGAACAGAATGGCCTGTTCCTGCGCGTGCTGCGTGCGATCGGGTTCGAAGCCGAAGGGCTGCTCGGCCGCGTCCGCTGGATGCTGCCCGACGATGCGCCGCCGACGCCGCGCACGCATATGGTCGTTCGCGTGTCGATCGATGGGCGGCGCTGGCTGACCGATGTGGGCTTCGGCGCGGCGGTGCCGCCGCAGCCGCTGGCGCTGGACGACGAAGAGGCGCAGCCGACGCGGCATGAAAGCTATCGTATCGTCCGGCAGGGCGCCGAATGGCAGGTTGCCCTGTCGGTCGAGGGCGAATGGCGGACATTGTACCGGATCGAGGATACGCCGCCCCCGGCAATCGATTACGAGATCGGCAACTGGTACACGTCGGCGCACCCCGATTCGCATTTCCGTCACCAGCTGATCGCCGCGCGCACGACCGCCGAGGCGCGTTATGGCCTGCGCGACAACCGCCTGACGGTGCGACTGGCCGACGGGCGCATCGACCGGCGTTATCTGGTCGCCGACGAGATCGCGCGCGTCCTGTCGGAGATCTTCCTGCTGCCCGTCCGGCCGCACTGGCGTGCCGCGATCGAGCGCGCCGCAACCGCCGAGATCGTCGGATAA